A genomic region of Dermacentor andersoni chromosome 9, qqDerAnde1_hic_scaffold, whole genome shotgun sequence contains the following coding sequences:
- the LOC126528383 gene encoding uncharacterized protein: MVVQQDVEPPPAAAEEKGEKKHKLKQRFQVIRKLGQGTYGKVQLAINRATNQEVAIKTIKKSKIETEQDSLRIRREIQIMSSIQHPYIIHIYEVFENKDKIVLVMQYASGGELYDYVSERKELTSEEARRIFRQVASAVYYCHKNKICHRDLKLENILLDEKGNAKIADFGLSNVYDERHFLSTFCGSPLYASPEIVKGTPYYGPEVDCWSLGVLLYTLVYGAMPFDGSNFKRLVRQISEADYYEPKRKSDASGLIRRLLTVDPAKRATVIDICQDRWVNQGFDHSLLQLAEDMSNLTPVRLDLLLALAPASPTPEEAAFDKAANPPDGAEKSDSFDFQPAVVAAAEQEEALKNDDSADFIPAALAAELESQNIKRQCSTDGGSLMRMSSVSHKNKKVRTSDSSRRSSVGLLGGPFVHDDEEFDDEQPQKPPAESEVRDESGAKENDDAAAPTRQDEGGVQEATEALESAERPMEQGEAIANSEVAPKQEEQPPRKDEADKPAAQADAAPKDMTTPAEAIAVAAPAGTAETAAEEQPPSVAPVLARRGSGVRCPGKIVIPKCLSSQASPATNSASPKFKDTKKPPLPQTPKSAAVEPPSLVTTEPTAAAAEESAAPEKVGHKRVIPVPKRPKSKSPLSASPREREDIAFPAAASEAQSDKSPTVVRKRDAAASRGILRRSASKPQRELSTEEGSKEPEVDNVLQSTAEITLSNRKKAEQEQKQSSALWDNATPGTPEEEIPEPDGPPRRPSPEGSSADEHARLAADSPVRSYKKFTFGKDGTCITESGRVYAQPKSDGSWTTVEKKTKITRRPSNATSVDEEVVRTPGPPPKDELTVPRSASGSSSESTDIFNDMFPDWRTSSPFGNLMRMKSSIKKLNKGSLFRGADPFTGMETFRRERTPEKRAREWGRRGGGGQVSTSTDRDSSDEDDFDLHFDNSHPQALFQFMRNMSRDFRNHWKSFLPASTSPFSRSAKEPSSQSSRPQRETLLRFVVDKPSKATGSEPGTPHTRAMGGDPFSKRSSGVWDPVDRASLFGTLRRNRFQDLPGRHHGDRGTSLDRGAGNPDFWGVHQDPEGTRHRVEKWLHLSNDNADPQQSRGDEGAPRCQQKYNRSQSDKFNLGEESRPVYQSEISVESNRTAPPGAPCSRSLSVNERGGGRRPLVRMQVSINNRNSNPNAHIVITTPPTTARTECGLWPQDERRDEGDSPGADSSLLEALQTRGLRSLLSQRSGSLAREVSPRRGGGEPPDRPAQAERGKPAAGSSLAPPETPACCMDTNSAKEPAPPSAQQRPKIIPISIERRTSDASVPSPGSRSPGEESVQERIHRKSFYPRFHDDPRAAARRRSALWDTEYSGLWSQELRDRDDAALLRKSRSLWDNHVREPRSRSVARTAGAAPLSVAPQQVSRHGHLWDLGFDDDAGIPGSSGNGSNHRCNRMESKEFDSLESDGPPS, translated from the exons TATTCGAGAACAAGGACAAGATCGTGCTGGTGATGCAGTACGCCAGCGGCGGCGAGCTGTACGACTATGTCAGCGAACGCAAAGAGCTCACCTCCGAGGAGGCGCGCCGAATATTCCGCCAGGTGGCGTCTGCAGTCTACTACTGCCACAAG AACAAGATCTGCCACCGCGACCTGAAgctcgagaacatcctgctggaCGAGAAAGGCAACGCGAAGATCGCCGACTTCGGCCTGTCCAACGTCTACGACGAGCGGCACTTTCTCAGCACCTTCTGCGGATCCCCGCTCTACGCGTCGCCTGAGATCGTCAAGGGAACGCCCTACTATGGACCCGAG GTGGACTGCTGGAGCCTGGGCGTCCTCCTCTACACGCTTGTGTACGGCGCCATGCCCTTCGACGGCAGCAACTTCAAGCGGCTCGTCCGTCAGATCTCCGAGGCGGACTACTACGAACCGAAGCGGAAGTCTG ACGCGTCGGGGCTGATCCGTCGCCTCCTGACCGTGGACCCCGCCAAGCGAGCGACGGTCATCGACATATGCCAGGATCGCTGGGTCAACCAGGGCTTTGACCATTCCTTGCTGCAGCTCGCCGAAGACATGTCCAACCTGACGCCCGTGCGGCTCGACCTGCTGCTGGCGCTGGCGCCGGCCTCGCCGACGCCCGAAGAAGCGGCGTTCGACAAGGCGGCAAACCCGCCCGACGGCGCAGAGAAGAGCGACAGCTTCGACTTCCAaccggcggtggtggcggcggccgAACAGGAGGAGGCGCTCAAGAACGACGACTCGGCCGACTTCATACCGGCCGCGCTGGCGGCCGAGCTCGAGAGCCAGAATATCAAGCGCCAGTGTTCCACCGACGGCGGCAGCCTGATGAGGATGTCGAGCGTCTCCCACAAGAACAAGAAGGTGCGCACGTCCGACTCGTCTAGGAGGTCCAGCGTGGGGCTCCTGGGAGGACCGTTCGTGCACGACGACGAGGAGTTCGACGACGAGCAGCCGCAGAAACCGCCCGCCGAGAGCGAGGTTCGAGACGAATCCGGCGCGAAGGAGAATGACGACGCAGCGGCGCCGACTCGACAGGATGAAGGGGGCGTCCAGGAAGCCACGGAAGCCCTCGAAAGCGCGGAGAGACCGATGGAGCAGGGAGAGGCGATTGCCAACAGCGAAGTGGCCCCGAAACAGGAGGAACAGCCGCCCCGGAAGGACGAAGCGGACAAACCAGCCGCACAGGCCGACGCGGCCCCCAAGGACATGACGACGCCGGCGGAAGCGATCGCCGTTGCCGCTCCTGCTGGGACAGCCGAGACCGCCGCCGAGGAGCAGCCGCCGTCGGTGGCGCCGGTGCTGGCGCGACGAGGCTCGGGAGTGCGCTGCCCCGGCAAGATAGTCATTCCAAAGTGCCTGAGCTCGCAGGCGTCGCCGGCGACGAATTCGGCGTCTCCAAAGTTCAAGGACACCAAGAAACCGCCACTCCCGCAGACGCCGAAGTCGGCCGCCGTAGAACCGCCCAGTCTCGTTACTACGGAACCGACTGCCGCAGCGGCGGAAGAGTCCGCCGCACCGGAGAAAGTGGGACACAAGAGAGTCATTCCCGTGCCTAAACGGCCCAAGAGTAAGAGTCCGCTCAGCGCCAGCCCCAGGGAAAGGGAGGACATCGCGTTCCCCGCAGCCGCGAGCGAAGCTCAGTCCGACAAGTCGCCGACCGTGGTGAGGAAGCGAGACGCGGCAGCCTCCAGGGGCATCCTGCGCAGGAGCGCGTCCAAGCCGCAACGCGAGCTGTCCACAGAAGAAGGCAGCAAGGAACCGGAAGTAGACAACGTTCTCCAGAGCACGGCGGAGATCACACTCAGTAACCGGAAGAAAGCCGAGCAAGAGCAGAAGCAGTCTTCGGCCCTGTGGGACAACGCGACTCCGGGCACGCCGGAAGAGGAAATTCCCGAACCGGACGGCCCGCCGAGAAGACCGTCTCCCGAAGGCTCCTCCGCGGACGAGCACGCCAGGTTGGCCGCGGACTCGCCCGTGCGTAGCTACAAGAAGTTCACGTTCGGCAAGGACGGCACGTGCATCACGGAGAGTGGCCGCGTCTACGCGCAGCCAAAGTCGGACGGCTCGTGGACGACCGTGGAGAAGAAGACCAAGATCACGCGCAGGCCCAGCAATGCGACCAGCGTGGACGAAGAGGTGGTGCGCACTCCGGGCCCGCCGCCCAAGGACGAACTGACGGTGCCGCGGTCGGCCAGCGGCAGCTCGTCCGAGTCGACCGACATCTTCAACGACATGTTCCCCGACTGGCGCACCTCGAGTCCGTTCGGTAACCTCATGCGAATGAAGAGCTCGATCAAGAAGCTGAACAAGGGCTCCCTGTTTCGCGGCGCGGACCCGTTCACCGGCATGGAGACGTTCCGGCGAGAGCGGACGCCCGAGAAGCGGGCCCGCGAATGGGgtagacgcggcggcggcggtcaGGTGTCGACGTCGACCGACAGGGACTCCTCGGACGAAGACGACTTCGACCTGCACTTCGACAACTCGCATCCGCAAGCTCTGTTCCAGTTCATGCGCAACATGAGCCGCGACTTCCGCAACCACTGGAAGAGCTTCCTGCCCGCTTCCACCTCTCCATTCTCGAGGTCCGCCAAGGAGCCGTCGTCGCAGTCCTCTCGACCCCAGAGGGAGACCCTGCTTCGGTTCGTGGTCGACAAGCCGTCGAAAGCGACCGGAAGCGAGCCCGGAACACCGCACACCCGCGCCATGGGCGGAGATCCTTTCTCCAAGCGGTCGTCGGGAGTCTGGGACCCCGTCGACAGGGCGTCGCTCTTCGGCACGCTGCGCAGGAACAGGTTTCAGGACCTGCCCGGACGTCACCACGGCGACCGCGGCACGTCGCTGGACCGCGGCGCTGGCAACCCCGACTTCTGGGGCGTCCACCAGGACCCGGAAGGAACGCGACACCGAGTCGAAAAGTGGCTGCACCTGTCCAACGACAACGCAGACCCGCAGCAGTCGCGCGGCGACGAAGGCGCCCCGCGGTGCCAACAAAAGTACAACCGCTCGCAGAGCGACAAGTTCAACCTGGGCGAGGAAAGCCGACCCGTCTACCAGAGCGAGATCAGCGTGGAGAGCAACAGGACGGCGCCGCCGGGCGCGCCCTGCAGCCGCTCCCTGAGCGTCAACGAGCGCGGCGGCGGCCGCAGGCCCCTGGTCCGGATGCAGGTGTCCATCAACAACCGGAACAGCAACCCGAACGCGCACATCGTCATCACCACGCCGCCGACCACGGCGCGCACCGAGTGCGGGCTCTGGCCGCAGGACGAGCGCCGAGACGAGGGCGACTCTCCGGGCGCCGACTCGTCGCTGCTGGAAGCGCTGCAGACGCGCGGACTCCGAAGCCTGCTGTCGCAGCGCAGCGGCTCCTTGGCGCGCGAAGTGAGCCCGAGGCGGGGCGGCGGCGAGCCCCCGGACCGCCCAGCGCAGGCCGAGCGAGGTAAGCCTGCGGCCGGATCGAGCCTTGCCCCGCCCGAGACACCTGCATGCTGCATGGACACTAACTCTGCTAAGGAGCCCGCGCCGCCCAGCGCGCAACAGCGGCCCAAAATCATCCCCATTTCGATAGAGCGGAGGACGAGCGACGCCAGCGTGCCCAGCCCCGGCTCGCGCAGTCCGGGAGAAGAGAGCGTCCAGGAGCGCATCCATCGGAAAAGCTTCTACCCGCGCTTCCACGACGACCCCAGGGCGGCCGCCAGGCGCCGCTCCGCGCTTTGGGACACAGAGTACTCGGGCCTCTGGAGCCAGGAGCTCAGGGACCGGGACGACGCCGCGCTCCTGAGGAAGTCTCGAAGCCTGTGGGACAACCACGTCCGAGAGCCTAGAAGCCGGTCTGTCGCCAGAACCGCGGGGGCCGCCCCGTTGTCGGTTGCGCCCCAGCAAGTCAGCCGGCACGGCCACTTGTGGGACCTCGGCTTCGACGACGACGCTGGCATTCCGGGCTCTAGCGGAAATGGCAGCAACCACCGCTGCAACAGGATGGAGTCCAAGGAGTTTGATAGCCTCGAAAGTGATGGGCCTCCGTCCTAG